From the genome of Parazoarcus communis, one region includes:
- the bamB gene encoding outer membrane protein assembly factor BamB, with product MKFSSLRTVPLLGAFVLLAGCSSLNPFASSAPKPAELVDFKPTAGLRVVWQASIGESGPYVFHPAVVGDSVYAAATDGDVARFEAGRAVWRADADTDLSAGVGSDGKLAVVVTVSGVAIAYDAANGSERWRAPIGAEVLAPPAVNDDVVVLRGSDHRLIALNARDGSKRWVYQRNNPPLALRSYAGVVLEGGVALAGFPGGKMVAVNLANGGALWELSVASPRGSTELERVADVAGTPVIGRREVCAVTYQGRAACFDGSNGNALWSREFSSSVGMDRDARFAIITDDHDAVNALDVYSGASMWKQDALLRRAVSRPLIVGDYVVVGDGQGYIHLLSREDGAFVARDRADSSPVVADLRLLGSGFVVQTRDGDIVAYDVR from the coding sequence ATGAAATTTTCATCCCTGCGCACCGTGCCGCTGTTGGGCGCATTTGTGTTGCTTGCCGGTTGTTCTTCGCTGAATCCTTTCGCAAGCAGCGCGCCCAAGCCCGCGGAGCTCGTCGACTTCAAGCCGACTGCCGGACTGCGTGTGGTCTGGCAAGCGAGTATTGGTGAGTCCGGTCCCTATGTGTTCCATCCCGCCGTCGTGGGTGACAGTGTCTATGCGGCTGCCACCGATGGTGATGTTGCCCGCTTCGAGGCAGGGCGGGCAGTGTGGCGTGCCGACGCCGACACCGACCTGTCTGCCGGCGTCGGCAGCGACGGCAAGCTTGCCGTGGTGGTGACGGTTTCGGGTGTGGCAATTGCCTACGATGCGGCCAACGGTTCGGAGCGCTGGCGCGCACCGATTGGTGCCGAAGTGCTGGCGCCGCCGGCGGTCAACGACGATGTGGTGGTGTTGCGTGGTTCCGATCACCGTCTGATCGCGCTCAATGCGCGTGACGGCAGCAAGCGCTGGGTCTATCAGCGCAACAACCCGCCGCTTGCCCTGCGCTCCTACGCGGGCGTGGTGCTCGAGGGCGGCGTGGCTCTCGCCGGCTTCCCGGGCGGCAAGATGGTCGCGGTGAACCTCGCCAACGGCGGCGCGCTGTGGGAGTTGAGCGTGGCTTCGCCGCGTGGCTCAACCGAACTCGAGCGCGTTGCTGACGTGGCCGGAACGCCAGTCATCGGCCGGCGCGAAGTGTGCGCAGTGACCTATCAGGGGCGGGCCGCCTGCTTTGACGGCAGCAACGGCAATGCCCTGTGGTCGCGCGAGTTCTCGAGCAGCGTCGGCATGGATCGCGACGCCCGCTTCGCGATCATTACGGATGACCACGATGCGGTGAACGCGCTCGATGTCTATAGTGGTGCAAGCATGTGGAAGCAGGATGCACTGCTTCGGCGGGCGGTGTCGCGCCCCCTCATCGTCGGCGACTATGTCGTTGTCGGCGATGGCCAAGGATATATCCATCTGCTCAGTCGTGAGGACGGTGCCTTTGTGGCCCGTGACCGCGCCGACAGCAGCCCGGTGGTCGCTGATCTGCGACTGCTGGGCAGTGGTTTTGTGGTTCAGACGCGCGATGGCGATATTGTCGCCTACGACGTGCGTTAA
- the der gene encoding ribosome biogenesis GTPase Der → MKPTIVLVGRPNVGKSTLFNRLTRTRDALVADQPGLTRDRHYGIGRVGDRDYLVVDTAGFDPVAKDGIMHEMARQAEQAIAEADVLLFLVDGRAGRTPHDEQIAARLRRSGRPVHLVVNKAEGLERSLASADFHALGFGAPLPVSAAHGDGIKQLIDLVLAPFPLDDDPQSSEDSGPAVAIVGRPNVGKSTLVNTLIGEERVIAFDLPGTTRDAIAIPFERGGKNYTLIDTAGLRRRGRVFEAVEKFSVIKTLQAIQEANVAVLVLDASQDISDQDAHIAGFVLEAGRALVVAINKWDAVDDYQRDQLKQEITRKLGFLSFARFHQISALRSDGVGGLLKSVDAAYAAAMSNLSTPQLTRIMQAAIAKQAPPRHGTSRPKLRYAHQGGMNPPIIVIHGNSLENLPTSYVRYLERAFMEAFKLQGTPLRIQFRTAHNPYATKA, encoded by the coding sequence GTGAAACCTACCATCGTCCTCGTCGGCCGTCCCAATGTGGGCAAGTCGACCCTGTTCAACCGGCTGACCCGCACGCGTGATGCGCTGGTGGCCGATCAGCCCGGCCTCACCCGCGATCGCCACTACGGCATCGGGCGCGTCGGCGATCGTGACTACCTCGTCGTCGATACGGCCGGTTTCGATCCGGTCGCCAAGGACGGCATCATGCACGAAATGGCACGGCAGGCCGAGCAGGCAATCGCTGAGGCCGACGTGCTCCTGTTCCTGGTGGACGGTCGCGCAGGGCGTACGCCCCACGACGAGCAGATCGCGGCGCGCCTGCGCCGCTCCGGGCGTCCGGTGCACCTCGTGGTCAACAAGGCCGAAGGTCTGGAGCGCTCGCTCGCGTCGGCGGATTTTCACGCGCTTGGCTTTGGCGCGCCCTTGCCTGTGTCCGCGGCTCATGGCGATGGCATCAAGCAGCTCATCGATCTCGTGCTCGCGCCCTTTCCGCTGGACGATGATCCCCAGTCAAGCGAGGACAGTGGACCGGCGGTCGCCATCGTCGGCCGTCCCAACGTCGGCAAGTCCACGCTGGTCAATACCCTGATCGGGGAAGAGCGCGTGATCGCGTTCGACTTGCCGGGCACGACCCGTGACGCAATCGCGATACCGTTCGAGCGCGGTGGCAAGAACTACACCCTGATCGATACCGCAGGTCTGCGCCGTCGTGGCCGCGTGTTCGAAGCGGTTGAAAAGTTCTCGGTGATCAAGACCTTGCAAGCCATCCAGGAGGCGAACGTCGCCGTGCTGGTGCTGGATGCATCGCAGGATATTTCGGACCAGGATGCGCATATCGCCGGTTTCGTGCTGGAAGCAGGGCGGGCGCTCGTTGTTGCGATCAACAAGTGGGATGCCGTCGACGATTATCAGCGCGACCAGCTCAAGCAGGAGATCACGCGCAAGCTGGGCTTCCTGTCGTTCGCCCGCTTTCACCAGATCTCCGCGCTCAGGTCCGATGGCGTGGGCGGGCTGCTGAAGTCGGTCGATGCTGCATATGCCGCGGCGATGTCGAATCTGTCGACGCCGCAGCTGACCCGGATCATGCAGGCCGCCATCGCCAAGCAGGCGCCGCCGCGACATGGCACGTCGCGCCCGAAGCTGCGCTATGCCCACCAGGGCGGCATGAACCCGCCGATCATCGTGATCCACGGAAATTCGCTGGAGAATCTGCCAACGTCATATGTGCGCTACCTTGAGCGTGCCTTCATGGAAGCATTCAAGCTGCAGGGTACCCCCTTGCGCATCCAGTTCCGTACTGCGCACAATCCGTATGCGACCAAGGCCTGA
- the hfq gene encoding RNA chaperone Hfq, whose amino-acid sequence MSNKGQLLQDPFLNTLRREHVPVSIYLVNGIKLQGQIESFDQYVVLLKNTVTQMVYKHAISTVVPARPVTIQQQEPGEGAN is encoded by the coding sequence ATGAGTAATAAAGGGCAACTTCTACAAGACCCGTTCCTGAACACCCTGCGCCGTGAGCATGTCCCGGTTTCGATCTATCTCGTGAACGGCATCAAGCTGCAGGGCCAGATCGAATCCTTCGATCAGTACGTCGTACTGCTCAAGAATACCGTCACGCAGATGGTTTACAAGCACGCCATCTCCACCGTCGTACCCGCCCGTCCGGTGACCATTCAGCAGCAGGAGCCGGGCGAGGGCGCCAACTGA
- the hflX gene encoding ribosome rescue GTPase HflX, producing MFERPGSGERAVLVQLDLRQGAFDERLSELKLLAMSAGASVEAVVTGRRAAPDPALFAGRGKVEEIAEALRANEADLVIFNHALSPGQQRNLERALQHRVVDRTALILDIFAMRARSHEGKLQVELAQLSHLATRLVRGWTHLERQKGGIGLRGPGETQLETDRRLLGTRVKMLKLRLKQIEKQRRTRRRARDRRDVLSVSLVGYTNAGKSTLFNALTKAGGYAADQLFATLDTTSRRLFVGTGNVVLSDTVGFIRDLPHALVAAFKATLEETAQADLLLHVVDSASEDRDAQIAAVNDVLSEIGAAEVPQILVWNKIDLTHAGAAVERDDCDRIRRVFLSARTGEGLDLIRAALAEAAQEAVAPELEQQADSVNNFPLQQ from the coding sequence ATGTTTGAGCGTCCCGGAAGTGGCGAGCGGGCCGTTCTCGTTCAGCTCGACCTGCGCCAGGGGGCGTTCGACGAGCGCCTGTCCGAGCTGAAGCTGTTGGCAATGAGTGCTGGCGCCAGCGTGGAGGCGGTCGTCACCGGCCGTCGTGCCGCACCGGATCCGGCGCTGTTTGCCGGGCGCGGCAAGGTCGAGGAGATCGCCGAGGCGCTGCGTGCGAATGAGGCCGATCTCGTCATCTTCAATCACGCCCTGTCGCCCGGCCAGCAAAGAAACCTTGAGCGTGCGCTGCAGCATCGCGTCGTCGATCGCACTGCGCTGATCCTCGACATCTTTGCCATGCGCGCGCGCAGTCACGAGGGCAAGCTGCAGGTCGAGCTCGCCCAGCTCAGCCATCTCGCGACCCGTCTGGTGCGGGGCTGGACCCACCTTGAGCGGCAAAAGGGCGGTATCGGTTTGCGTGGACCAGGGGAGACGCAGCTCGAAACCGACCGTCGCCTGCTCGGTACCCGCGTGAAAATGCTCAAGCTGCGCTTGAAGCAGATCGAGAAGCAGCGTCGTACCCGTCGCCGTGCGCGCGATCGCCGGGATGTACTGTCGGTGTCCCTGGTGGGGTACACGAACGCGGGAAAGTCCACGCTTTTCAATGCATTGACCAAGGCTGGCGGCTATGCCGCAGACCAGCTTTTCGCCACGCTCGACACCACTTCGCGCAGACTTTTTGTCGGCACGGGGAACGTCGTGCTGTCGGATACGGTCGGATTCATCCGTGACCTGCCGCATGCGCTTGTTGCTGCGTTCAAGGCGACACTCGAGGAAACGGCCCAGGCAGACCTTCTGCTTCATGTGGTCGATTCGGCGAGTGAAGACCGTGACGCGCAGATTGCGGCAGTAAACGACGTGCTGTCGGAGATCGGCGCTGCTGAAGTGCCGCAGATTCTGGTGTGGAACAAGATTGATCTGACCCACGCCGGGGCGGCAGTCGAGCGGGATGACTGTGATAGAATCAGGCGCGTTTTTTTGAGCGCAAGAACCGGCGAAGGGCTGGATCTGATTCGCGCTGCGCTGGCCGAGGCCGCGCAAGAGGCAGTTGCACCCGAACTAGAACAGCAAGCTGACTCCGTCAATAACTTTCCATTGCAACAGTGA
- the hflK gene encoding FtsH protease activity modulator HflK, with the protein MSLNDPRWGNRGNDGDRGEGNRGGNQGPPDLEEVWRDFNQRLSGMFGGKRNGRNNGSGGGGDGGGGDGPQLPNFSFKQFGGGIGALLALVVVVWLASGFYTVDANQRGVVLRLGKFTETTDPGLRWRLPAPIETHEIVDLTGVRTVEVGYRGSERNKALREALMLTDDENIISIQFAVQYVLKSPENYVFNNRFPDEAVAQVAETGMREIVGKSRMDFVLYEGREEIAATAQELMQGILDRYETGIQISRVTMQNAQPPEQVQASFDDAVKAGQDRERQKNEGEAYANDVIPRARGTASRLLEEADAYRERVIANAEGEASRFDQVFTEFKRAPEVTRERMYLETMQQVLASTSKVMIDAKGNGNMLFLPLDKIMQQAGTIAPAVVNDPQVTLPAATNAPAGSLDPRSRDLLRSRERGER; encoded by the coding sequence ATGTCACTCAACGATCCACGCTGGGGTAACCGCGGAAACGACGGTGATCGCGGCGAAGGCAATCGCGGCGGTAACCAGGGACCTCCTGATCTAGAGGAAGTCTGGCGCGATTTCAATCAACGTCTTTCCGGCATGTTCGGCGGCAAACGCAACGGGCGCAACAACGGCTCGGGCGGTGGCGGCGATGGTGGCGGCGGCGACGGCCCGCAGCTCCCAAATTTCTCCTTCAAGCAGTTCGGCGGCGGCATCGGTGCCTTGCTGGCGCTGGTCGTGGTCGTATGGCTTGCGAGCGGCTTCTACACCGTGGATGCCAACCAGCGCGGCGTGGTCCTGCGTCTGGGCAAGTTCACCGAAACTACCGATCCTGGTCTGCGCTGGCGTTTGCCGGCACCGATCGAGACGCACGAGATCGTCGACTTGACCGGCGTGCGTACGGTGGAGGTCGGCTATCGCGGCTCCGAACGTAACAAGGCGCTGCGCGAAGCACTGATGCTGACCGATGACGAAAACATCATCAGCATCCAGTTCGCGGTCCAGTACGTGCTCAAGAGCCCCGAGAACTACGTCTTCAACAACCGCTTCCCGGACGAGGCTGTCGCTCAGGTTGCCGAAACCGGCATGCGCGAGATCGTCGGCAAGAGCCGCATGGACTTCGTGCTGTACGAGGGGCGTGAAGAGATCGCTGCGACGGCGCAGGAGCTGATGCAGGGCATTCTCGACCGCTACGAGACCGGCATCCAGATCAGCCGTGTGACAATGCAGAACGCTCAGCCGCCCGAGCAGGTTCAGGCTTCGTTCGACGATGCCGTCAAGGCCGGTCAGGACCGCGAGCGCCAGAAGAACGAAGGTGAGGCCTACGCCAACGACGTCATTCCGCGTGCCCGTGGTACTGCCTCGCGTTTGCTGGAAGAGGCTGATGCCTACCGCGAGCGTGTCATCGCAAACGCCGAGGGTGAGGCGAGTCGCTTTGATCAGGTGTTTACCGAGTTCAAGCGTGCGCCCGAAGTGACGCGTGAGCGCATGTACCTCGAAACGATGCAGCAGGTGCTGGCCAGTACCAGCAAGGTCATGATCGATGCCAAGGGCAACGGGAACATGCTGTTCCTGCCGCTGGACAAGATCATGCAGCAGGCTGGCACGATCGCGCCTGCTGTTGTGAATGACCCGCAGGTGACCCTGCCTGCAGCAACCAATGCACCGGCCGGCAGCCTGGACCCGCGTAGTCGCGACCTGCTGCGCAGCCGTGAGCGGGGAGAGCGTTGA
- the hflC gene encoding protease modulator HflC: protein MRDKMSLIGGVLLFLAAVASMSLFTVDQRQFAIVFQLGEVKDVISEPGLNVKLPLIQNVRYFDKRILTMDTPEPERFITSEKKNVLVDHFVKWRIIDPRLYYESVAGDEARARIRLTQTVNAGLREEFGKRTVHDVVSGARDQIMEDMRAKADQDARKIGAQIIDVRLKRVDLPSEVSESVYRRMEAERKRVANELRSQGAAEAEKIRADADRQREVIIAEAYRDAQRTKGAGDAKATAIYAEAFGQSPEFYSFYRSLEAYRASFSGKDDVMVVDPSSDFFKFMKNSKGTGRN, encoded by the coding sequence ATGCGTGACAAGATGTCTCTGATTGGCGGCGTGCTGCTGTTCCTCGCAGCCGTTGCCTCGATGTCGCTCTTTACGGTCGATCAGCGTCAGTTCGCGATCGTGTTCCAGCTTGGTGAAGTGAAGGACGTCATCAGCGAGCCCGGCCTGAACGTGAAGTTGCCGCTGATCCAGAACGTGCGTTACTTCGACAAGCGCATCCTGACCATGGATACGCCCGAGCCCGAGCGTTTCATTACGTCCGAGAAGAAGAACGTGCTGGTCGATCACTTCGTGAAATGGCGCATCATCGATCCGCGTCTGTACTACGAGTCGGTGGCGGGCGATGAAGCGCGTGCGCGCATTCGACTGACACAGACCGTCAATGCGGGTTTGCGTGAAGAGTTCGGTAAGCGCACGGTGCACGACGTGGTGTCCGGTGCGCGTGACCAGATCATGGAAGACATGCGGGCCAAGGCAGACCAGGATGCGCGCAAGATCGGCGCCCAGATCATCGACGTGCGTCTGAAGCGGGTCGATCTGCCGTCGGAAGTGTCCGAGTCGGTCTATCGCCGGATGGAAGCGGAGCGGAAGCGGGTTGCCAACGAACTGCGTTCGCAGGGTGCCGCCGAAGCCGAGAAGATCCGTGCAGATGCAGACCGTCAGCGTGAGGTGATCATCGCCGAAGCCTATCGTGATGCGCAGCGGACCAAGGGTGCAGGTGATGCCAAGGCGACGGCGATCTATGCCGAAGCCTTTGGTCAGAGTCCGGAGTTCTACTCCTTCTACCGCAGTCTGGAGGCCTACCGCGCCAGCTTCTCGGGCAAGGATGACGTGATGGTTGTCGATCCGAGTTCGGACTTCTTCAAGTTCATGAAGAACTCCAAGGGGACCGGGCGGAACTGA
- a CDS encoding DUF2065 domain-containing protein → MGATLLTAFALMLIIEGIVPFVAPATWRETFLRLARMADGQIRFIGLSSMLAGLILLYVFG, encoded by the coding sequence ATGGGTGCTACCCTGCTGACGGCCTTCGCGCTGATGTTGATCATCGAAGGCATCGTCCCTTTCGTCGCGCCAGCAACCTGGCGCGAAACCTTTTTACGTCTCGCCCGCATGGCTGACGGTCAGATCCGCTTTATCGGTCTGTCGTCGATGCTGGCGGGGCTGATCCTGTTGTACGTCTTTGGTTGA
- a CDS encoding ATP phosphoribosyltransferase regulatory subunit, giving the protein MRWVLPDHIQDALPSEADKLEGLRRKLLDAFRLRGYQQVMPPLLEYLDSLTTGAGRDLRLRTYQLVDQLSGRTMGVRADMTPQVTRIDSHLLNRQGVTRLCYCGSVLHTLPSTLTATREPLQLGAELYGHAGMEADIEVLRLLAEVMRLADVPATRIDIGHVGLFHALAGRAGLVPGREEMLFDLLQSKDVPGLREMLVDVAEPVRSALLMLPELYGGPEVIELAAARLPKDAEIAAALDDLRQLAVALADLPISFDLADLRGYHYHSGVVFAAYGGGSPAALALGGRYDRVAEAFGRARPATGFSLDLRELALRLPDPEAIGAILAPHAQDAALLTEIAVLREQGEIVVTTLPGHDGTWNEAGCDRQLVMRGGRWTVEPLQGE; this is encoded by the coding sequence ATGCGCTGGGTATTGCCCGATCACATACAGGACGCGTTGCCGTCCGAAGCCGACAAGCTAGAAGGCCTGCGCCGCAAGCTGCTCGACGCTTTCCGCCTGCGCGGTTACCAGCAGGTCATGCCGCCGCTGCTTGAGTATCTCGATTCGCTTACCACCGGCGCCGGCCGCGACCTGCGTCTGCGTACCTATCAGCTGGTCGACCAGTTGTCGGGCAGAACGATGGGGGTGCGCGCGGACATGACGCCTCAGGTCACGCGTATCGACTCCCATCTGCTCAATCGTCAGGGTGTGACGCGCCTGTGTTACTGCGGCAGCGTGCTGCATACCTTGCCGTCGACGTTGACCGCGACCCGCGAGCCGCTGCAACTCGGCGCCGAGCTTTACGGTCACGCCGGAATGGAAGCCGACATCGAGGTGTTGCGCCTGCTGGCCGAGGTGATGCGCCTGGCCGACGTGCCTGCGACTCGCATCGACATCGGGCATGTGGGCCTGTTCCATGCGCTTGCCGGGCGTGCCGGACTGGTGCCGGGGCGCGAGGAGATGCTGTTCGATCTCCTGCAGAGCAAGGATGTCCCCGGGCTGCGCGAGATGCTGGTCGATGTTGCCGAGCCGGTGCGCAGCGCACTGCTGATGCTGCCCGAGCTCTATGGCGGGCCGGAAGTGATTGAGCTGGCTGCTGCCCGTCTGCCCAAGGATGCCGAGATTGCTGCCGCGCTCGACGATCTGCGTCAGTTGGCGGTTGCGCTTGCCGATCTGCCGATCAGTTTCGATCTGGCCGATTTGCGTGGCTATCATTACCACAGCGGTGTCGTGTTCGCGGCCTACGGTGGTGGATCGCCTGCAGCGCTGGCGCTGGGCGGGCGGTATGACCGTGTGGCGGAAGCCTTCGGGCGCGCCCGGCCGGCGACCGGATTCAGTCTCGATCTGCGCGAGCTGGCCTTGCGTCTGCCTGACCCCGAAGCGATCGGTGCCATTCTTGCGCCACATGCGCAGGATGCGGCGCTGCTGACCGAAATTGCCGTCCTGCGAGAGCAGGGCGAAATCGTCGTGACCACATTGCCGGGTCACGATGGAACCTGGAACGAAGCCGGATGCGACCGGCAGCTTGTGATGCGGGGAGGCCGGTGGACGGTCGAGCCGCTTCAGGGAGAGTAA